From the Lemur catta isolate mLemCat1 chromosome 1, mLemCat1.pri, whole genome shotgun sequence genome, the window GtttaaaaaggagagagggagggagggagggaagggaaggaaggaaaatgaaaataaattagccagtcgtggtgatggcacctgtagtcccagctgctcgggaggctggaAGGAAGGCTCGGCAGGAAGaccgctggagcccaggaattggaggctgcagtgagctacgatcgccccactgcactccagcctgggcgacagagagagatcctccctcttaaaaaaagaaaagaaaaaggaaaaaaaaaaagccagggcGACGACCTGCTGGCGCAGAGAGAGACCCGCgcagggaggccaggctgggccaggacGCCCCGGGAGGGAACGGGGCATCCCGGGGTGGGAAAAGGTGCATCCGACGTGGCCCTGGAAGATGACTCTGTGGTGTTTCCCGGGCGGGGTGACTCAGAGGCTGCCGGGGGCTTCACAACGCGGGCAGCGGGGGCTTCCTGGGACAGGACGCGCTGGCGGGGCTGGGAGTCCCTGCGGAGGCCCAGCGGGCTGGGAGGCTGCGCCGGGGCCTGCGGTTCGCTCGCTCCGGGTGATGTCCAGGAAAACTAGGAAGTTCTTCTGAATGTCTAGTCTTTGACTCTACCCCGCTGGTTCAAACCTAACTTCCCctttaagaaacttttttttttctttttaatcacaaATCCGGGAATGGGATGAGGGCTGAGTAGGAGGGTGAACGGAGAAGAGagacacacacccccaccccgtcCCTGACTTAGGGGACACTTAAAACCTCCGTGTTTAAGTCCTTGCTCTGTTTTCTGGTCTTCTCTTCCAGTGGGACATAGCTGAGCTCCAGCTGAACCACACAGGTAACCTGGGGCTCGCGTTGGGTgcaggggagagacagagacagaaagggaaggggagagagagaaggggcagagagagaggggcagggagggagcacgTGCCACAGAAAGGgaacaaaagcaagaaagagtgaggaagaggagggggccaGGTGCGGGCACCCAGTGCTGTGCCCTGTCAGTCCTTCCCACTGGATCTGTTCTCCTGGCATCATCAAAAACCACCAAGACAACAACCTCCACCTTCCTCGGTTCATGCCACAAACGTGAACTGAGTGAGCGTCTGGCTGGGGGACAGGCACTGTACCCGGAGCCACAATAGCGAACCAAACAGACACAAATCCCTGCCCTCTGGTGCTTCCCTTCTACTGTCCgggagataaaaaataataataataagtgaaCAAGTAAGATATGTTAGCAACACCAAGTAGAGACAAAGAGTGTGTTTTGGAGAGAAATTAAACaagagggggcgggggggggatcCACGCATGCCAAGGTGAGGGTTGCTGTTTAAATTGGagttgtgggggaggggaagggggtgcCTGGGAGGGTGACATCGGTGAAAAGACTTCAGGGAGGTGAGGGCGTGACTCACCTGCCTGCCCAAGGGaagctctttccctccctcccctctaactaaccctcttcctcttctgggcGTCCACAGCTCACCACCAGAGATCCGAGGTTTGGGTGCTGTGTTCATTCCATTTTATAACAGAGGgggctttcttttctctctctcctcttctcttctgatCTCTGGCCCTCTCAGAGCtcctgatgtgtgtgtgtgtgtgtgtgtgtgtgtgtgtgtgtctctctctctctgtctctgtgataTTTTCcctctaatttgttctttttctttttgagacagagtcttgctctgttgcctgggctagagtgccgcggcgtcagcctggctcacagcaacctcaaactcctgggctcaaatgatcctcctgcctcagcctcccgggtagctgggactacaggcacgcgccaccatgcccagctagttttttctatttttagttgttttggctaatttctttctatttatagtagaggcagggtctcactcttgctcaggctggtctcgaactcctgagctcaagcaattctcctgccttgacctcccagagggctaggattacaggcatgagccaccgcgcctggccctctAATTTGTTCTTGAGGTCTTTCTCTCAAGAGTGGCTGTACAATCTAGCCCTGCTGTGATTCTACTCCACACAATGTAGCTGTGGATGTGTATGTACAATGTACCTTTCAGGGAATCCTTCTTTGCCCTGGCAGGTGGCCTAATTCTTAAGTGTCCAGCCAGTGACCAAGTGTCCCCCCACCAGCAGGAAACTTGTTTATCTCAGCAAACACCCTCGTGGTTCTGTCCGAGTTGTATTCAGTGTATTCCTACCAAGACAGCCACTCTGTAGGAGAGCCTGAGAGGACAgttaggttggggttagggttagggttagacacGGGAGGCTGTGGGACAAAACACGTGAAATAACAGAGTTTATTGCTTACAGATCCCAGAGAGAGGGGGCCAGCAGGAAGCGGGGAGCCcgctgggacacacacacacacacacacacacacacacacacacacacacacgtcaacCAGTGGGTGAGTAGCAAGAGAGAGCATGGAAGGGATGCATGAGCCAAAGCCTTTATTAGGGTTCAAGGCATTCCCCAAGCAGGTTTCCCGCGGGGAATTGTAATTGTTAGGGGTAGAGGCTGGAGGCGTTCTGAAACTGAGAGTGGTCACTGTGAGGGAAATTGACACAATCTGAGCAGGGTATGGGGTGAGCAGGGAGGAGTCAACGAGGCTGCATCAAGGGGGCCAGGGGGTGGCTGCATAAAGCAGGTGCACTGGATCGATAACATTGAGGAactgggagggggcagagaacTGGAAACTGTCACACACTCAGCCCTAATTTTGCTGtgaaaaaactaaacatattcaaATTGGATGCCAGGCAAGACAGCATTATAAGAattcaccacacacacacacacacacacacacacacacacacacactttgtctctgcgtctgtctctctttctccactCTCTCTATATGtccttgcccctccccctctctctgtccttgtccctttctccctccctttaaATTTCTAACTCTCCATCCCTTCATCTAACGCCCTATCCCTAGTGCCACTCTTTCTATGACCAGAGggtccctcagtttcccaaaaCCTTCATCCTCCCATCCCCGAACCCTGTGCCCCCAGGACCTCGGCAGGACCCCAGGCTGTACTGGCAGgggggcccagccctgggccgcACCTTCTTGCACGGAGCAGAGCTGGACGACGGGCAGCTGCGTGTCCACCGCAAGGGCATCTACAGGCTGCACATCCAGGTGACATTGGCCAACTGTCCCTCCAGGCACACCACCGTGCCCCGCAATGCCACCCTAACCGTGGGCATCTGCGCCTCCGCCACCTACAGCCTCATGCGCCTCCCCTTCAACCAAGATTGCACCGTTTCCTCCCAGCGCCTGACGCCTCTGGCCCTCGGGGACACCCTCTGCACCAACCTCAGTCTGCCACTGCTGCCCTCACAAAATGCTGATGAGACCTTCTTTGGCATTCAGTGGGTGCACCCCGGAGCATAGCTCCTGGTTtaggttggttgttttttttctttttccttctgtttttctgtaattttttcccctattttatcCTTGGTTTATCTGCCTGCCAGGACAGAAAACAGCTTACCTGGGTGGCTGTCTCTCAAAGCAAAAGATGCAGATAACCTACCCAGTCTTCCTTAAAGCCATCCagatcatcaaaaacaaggcAAGTTTGAGAAACTGTCACCACCCAGAGGCACCTAAGGAGATGTGATGGCTAAATGTCATGTGGAATCCTGGgtcagaaaaaggacattaggtaaaagcCAAGGATATGCAAATAAACTGTATACTCTAATTAATAATGTATCAGTTTTAGTTCATTAGTTGTAACCAGACTAAGAGAAGATAGTGTCTTAGTCCTTTccagctgctataacagaatacctcaGACTGGATGCTTTATAAACAacatacattgtattttttt encodes:
- the CD70 gene encoding CD70 antigen, with the translated sequence MPEDGSGCPVRRLPWPCGTKAVFSLFFVMMLCLVGYLVLPARQQQQQQQLEPPGWDIAELQLNHTGPRQDPRLYWQGGPALGRTFLHGAELDDGQLRVHRKGIYRLHIQVTLANCPSRHTTVPRNATLTVGICASATYSLMRLPFNQDCTVSSQRLTPLALGDTLCTNLSLPLLPSQNADETFFGIQWVHPGA